One Cucumis sativus cultivar 9930 chromosome 1, Cucumber_9930_V3, whole genome shotgun sequence DNA segment encodes these proteins:
- the LOC101213728 gene encoding EKC/KEOPS complex subunit bud32 isoform X2, translating into METDSNDGTLILVKQGAEAEARCMTKARRLGVATPVLYAVDPILYTLTFEYVEGSPVKDILLEIGSSGGDSKQLSDIAMQIGVAIGKLHDGGLVHGDLTTSNMLIRSGTNELVLIDFGLSFTSTIPEDKAVDLYVLERALLSMHSSCGNLMELILASYRKTSKQWSSTSNKLAQVRQRGRKRTMVG; encoded by the exons ATGGAGACGGATAGTAATGATGGCACGCTCATTTTAGTTAAGCAAGGAGCTGAAGCT GAAGCAAGGTGCATGACCAAAGCTAGGCGACTCGGAGTAGCCACACCAGTGTTGTATGCTGTTGACCCAATATTATATACCCTGACATTTGAGTATGTGGAAGGTTCTCCTGTGAAAGATATATTGCTTGAAATTGGGTCAAGTGGTGGTGATTCAAAACAGTTGAGTGACATTGCGATGCAGATTGGTGTTGCAATTGGGAAGTTACATGATGGTGGTTTAGTTCATGGTGACCTGACCACATCAAACATGTTGATCAGGAGTGGTACCAATGAACTC GTTCTTATTGATTTTGGTCTGAGCTTCACTTCAACTATTCCAGAAGACAAAGCTGTTGATCTATATGTGTTGGAACGAGCGCTGCTATCAATGCATTCTTCGTGTGGGAATTTG ATGGAGTTAATTCTTGCTTCATACCGGAAGACTTCGAAGCAATGGTCATCGACCTCGAACAAATTGGCTCAAG TGCGTCAGAGAGGCCGAAAACGCACCATGGTTGGTTAA
- the LOC101213728 gene encoding EKC/KEOPS complex subunit bud32 isoform X1, whose amino-acid sequence METDSNDGTLILVKQGAEARVFESTFVGRRSIIKERFSKKYRHPLLDSKLTLKRLNAEARCMTKARRLGVATPVLYAVDPILYTLTFEYVEGSPVKDILLEIGSSGGDSKQLSDIAMQIGVAIGKLHDGGLVHGDLTTSNMLIRSGTNELVLIDFGLSFTSTIPEDKAVDLYVLERALLSMHSSCGNLMELILASYRKTSKQWSSTSNKLAQVRQRGRKRTMVG is encoded by the exons ATGGAGACGGATAGTAATGATGGCACGCTCATTTTAGTTAAGCAAGGAGCTGAAGCT AGAGTGTTCGAGTCTACTTTTGTTGGAAGGAGATCAATTATTAAGGAACGGTTCTCAAAGAAATATAGACATCCATTACTGGATTCCAAGCTTACACTCAAGCGATTGAATGca GAAGCAAGGTGCATGACCAAAGCTAGGCGACTCGGAGTAGCCACACCAGTGTTGTATGCTGTTGACCCAATATTATATACCCTGACATTTGAGTATGTGGAAGGTTCTCCTGTGAAAGATATATTGCTTGAAATTGGGTCAAGTGGTGGTGATTCAAAACAGTTGAGTGACATTGCGATGCAGATTGGTGTTGCAATTGGGAAGTTACATGATGGTGGTTTAGTTCATGGTGACCTGACCACATCAAACATGTTGATCAGGAGTGGTACCAATGAACTC GTTCTTATTGATTTTGGTCTGAGCTTCACTTCAACTATTCCAGAAGACAAAGCTGTTGATCTATATGTGTTGGAACGAGCGCTGCTATCAATGCATTCTTCGTGTGGGAATTTG ATGGAGTTAATTCTTGCTTCATACCGGAAGACTTCGAAGCAATGGTCATCGACCTCGAACAAATTGGCTCAAG TGCGTCAGAGAGGCCGAAAACGCACCATGGTTGGTTAA
- the LOC101213728 gene encoding EKC/KEOPS complex subunit bud32 isoform X3 codes for MTKARRLGVATPVLYAVDPILYTLTFEYVEGSPVKDILLEIGSSGGDSKQLSDIAMQIGVAIGKLHDGGLVHGDLTTSNMLIRSGTNELVLIDFGLSFTSTIPEDKAVDLYVLERALLSMHSSCGNLMELILASYRKTSKQWSSTSNKLAQVRQRGRKRTMVG; via the exons ATGACCAAAGCTAGGCGACTCGGAGTAGCCACACCAGTGTTGTATGCTGTTGACCCAATATTATATACCCTGACATTTGAGTATGTGGAAGGTTCTCCTGTGAAAGATATATTGCTTGAAATTGGGTCAAGTGGTGGTGATTCAAAACAGTTGAGTGACATTGCGATGCAGATTGGTGTTGCAATTGGGAAGTTACATGATGGTGGTTTAGTTCATGGTGACCTGACCACATCAAACATGTTGATCAGGAGTGGTACCAATGAACTC GTTCTTATTGATTTTGGTCTGAGCTTCACTTCAACTATTCCAGAAGACAAAGCTGTTGATCTATATGTGTTGGAACGAGCGCTGCTATCAATGCATTCTTCGTGTGGGAATTTG ATGGAGTTAATTCTTGCTTCATACCGGAAGACTTCGAAGCAATGGTCATCGACCTCGAACAAATTGGCTCAAG TGCGTCAGAGAGGCCGAAAACGCACCATGGTTGGTTAA
- the LOC101214215 gene encoding trafficking protein particle complex subunit 6B isoform X2 — protein MGREVAESCVDSLLTEMVSTYCHRFYANKPELAARRIEAIGYQVGHQLSERYTMERPRFTDHLEAIKFICKDFWSELFKKQIDNLKTNHRGTFVLQDNRFRWLTRMSVDPQNESQDNSADGENKVAQATSMHLYFPCGIIRGALSNLGIPCAVSADISNLPACSFVVRIKA, from the exons ATGGGGAGAGAGGTAGCAGAGAGTTGCGTTGACAGTCTTTTGACGGAAATGGTTTCCACTTATTGCCATCGATTCTACGCCAATAAGCCGGAGCTAGCCGCCCGTCGCATCGAGGCAATTGGTTATCAGGTTGGCCATCAGCTCTCCGAACG GTATACGATGGAGCGGCCTCGGTTCACGGATCATCTTGAAGCAATCAAATTTATCTGCAAGGACTTCTGGTCCGAACTCTTCAAAAAGCAAATAGACaacttgaaaacaaatcaTAGG GGCACCTTTGTCTTGCAAGATAATCGATTCCGCTGGCTTACTCGCATGTCGGTGGATCCTCAAAATGAATCACAAGATAATTCTGCAGATGGTGAAAACAAGGTAGCTCAAGCAACAAGCATGCATCTATATTTCCCATGCGGAATCATAAGAGGTGCTCTTTCAAATTTGGGAATTCCTTGTGCGGTTTCTGCTGATATTTCAAATCTTCCAGCAT GTTCATTTGTTGTTCGTATAAAGGCCTGA
- the LOC101214215 gene encoding trafficking protein particle complex subunit 6B isoform X1, whose translation MGREVAESCVDSLLTEMVSTYCHRFYANKPELAARRIEAIGYQVGHQLSERFVFTRYTMERPRFTDHLEAIKFICKDFWSELFKKQIDNLKTNHRGTFVLQDNRFRWLTRMSVDPQNESQDNSADGENKVAQATSMHLYFPCGIIRGALSNLGIPCAVSADISNLPACSFVVRIKA comes from the exons ATGGGGAGAGAGGTAGCAGAGAGTTGCGTTGACAGTCTTTTGACGGAAATGGTTTCCACTTATTGCCATCGATTCTACGCCAATAAGCCGGAGCTAGCCGCCCGTCGCATCGAGGCAATTGGTTATCAGGTTGGCCATCAGCTCTCCGAACG CTTTGTTTTCACTAGGTATACGATGGAGCGGCCTCGGTTCACGGATCATCTTGAAGCAATCAAATTTATCTGCAAGGACTTCTGGTCCGAACTCTTCAAAAAGCAAATAGACaacttgaaaacaaatcaTAGG GGCACCTTTGTCTTGCAAGATAATCGATTCCGCTGGCTTACTCGCATGTCGGTGGATCCTCAAAATGAATCACAAGATAATTCTGCAGATGGTGAAAACAAGGTAGCTCAAGCAACAAGCATGCATCTATATTTCCCATGCGGAATCATAAGAGGTGCTCTTTCAAATTTGGGAATTCCTTGTGCGGTTTCTGCTGATATTTCAAATCTTCCAGCAT GTTCATTTGTTGTTCGTATAAAGGCCTGA
- the LOC101214694 gene encoding vesicle-associated protein 2-1: METRLLEIHPRELKFIFELNKDSLCSIQLTNKTVDHVAFKVKITSPKKYFVRPKVGIIEPNSTREFTVRMQGQQLAPPDMLCKDKFLIQSTVVPADTTDGDIVSSLFAKEGGKYIEEQKLGVILVTPSSPVFSPADEAPNNLCEAVEEIVDQEPLNKNHVPDNNTEPRDVVEKEPEPASSANDFIDSNEDNVEMIKHLEELKLKLSELELKLCQAQNAISKLKEEKQISIQETKFLQENFSELRKTELNRVKVGFPVLYLYMVALVCTFLGRLLR; encoded by the exons ATGGAGACGAGGCTTTTGGAAATTCATCCTCGGGAATTGAAGTTCATTT TTGAACTAAATAAAGATAGCTTGTGCTCAATTCAGCTAACAAATAAGACAGTAGACCATGTTGCTTTTAAG GTTAAGATCACATCCCCAAAGAAGTACTTTGTCCGACCAAAGGTTGGAATCATCGAGCCAAACTCAACTCGTGAATTCACGG TTAGGATGCAAGGACAACAGCTGGCCCCACCTGATATGCTATGCAAAGACAAGTTCTTAATCCAGAGCACTGTAGTTCCTGCTGATACAACTGATGGGGATATAGTCTCTAGCTTG TTTGCTAAAGAAGGTGGGAAATACATAGAAGAACAGAAGTTGGGTGTAATCCTTGTTACCCCATCTTCTCCAGTGTTTTCCCCGGCTGATGAAGCACCAAATAATCTATGTGAAGCAGTAGAGGAGATTGTCGACCAGGAACctttaaacaaaaaccat GTTCCTGACAATAATACGGAGCCTAGAGACGTCGTTGAAAAGGAGCCAGAACCAGCAAGTTCGGCTAACGACTTCATAGATAGCAATGAGGACAACGTGGAAATGATTAAGCATCTCGAGGAGTTGAAGTTAAAGCTTAGTGAGCTCGAGTTAAAGCTCTGTCAG GCTCAAAATGCCATTTCAAAGTTAAAGGAGGAGAAGCAAATAAGCATCCAAGAAACCAAATTCTTGCAGGAGAATTTC TCAGAATTGAGGAAGACAGAGCTCAACAGAGTCAAAGTTGGCTTTCCTGTTTTGTATCTTTACATGGTGGCTCTTGTATGTACTTTCCTAGGACGCCTCTTGAGGTAG